CTACGCGGGCAGCACCAAGTTTAAGTACGCAAAGCCCGTAACCGAGGCGGTCGCCAAGAACGAGGCGGCTCAGTGAGGGCCGTCGGCCTCATTGGGCTCTTGGTCGGATTAGCGATCGGATATGTGCTCAATGTGCCCATTCCGGCGCAATGGGCGCCCTATATTTCGCTGGCGGCGCTGTGCGGAATGGACGCGGCGATAGGAGGATGGCGGGCCAGCGTCGAAGGTAAGTTCGTACTAGATGTCTTTCTCACCGGCTTCTTGGTGAACGCGCTGTTGGCGATGTTTCTGGCCTATCTGGGAGACATTTTAGGAGTGGAACTGTTGCTGGCCGCCGTCGTAACGCTGGGCGGTCGGATGTTCCTCAACTTGTCGGTGATTCGAAGGTTTTATCTTAATCAATGGGCGCTCAACCGGCGCCAAAGGTAGACGCGATATGGCCTATGTGGTCGGACTAGACATCGGATCGACTAAAGTTTGTTGCCTGGCGATAGAACTGACGGCCTCCGGCTCGCTCCGAGTCGTCGGGCACGGCATTGCGCCTTGCAAGGGCGTACGGCGCGGAACGGTGGAAGACATCGACGAAACCGTACGAGCCGTCCGAGTCGCCAAAGAAGCCGCAGAGACGATGGCGGGCTTCGCCATCGATTCGGCCTATGTCGGCGTAACGGGCGAACACATCCTCTCGACTAACAGCAAAGGCGCCATCGCCATATCGAACGTAACCCGAGAGATCACCGAAGGCGACAAGAATCGAGCCATGCAGACGGCCAAGCAAGTCGTCCTGCCCCCCGACCGAGAAATCCTCCACGCCATCCCGCGGCATTACACCGTGGATGGGCATAAAGGCGTCGCCAACCCGGTCAACATGGCTGCATCGCGCCTGGAGATCGAAGCCCACATCGTAACCGCTGGCAGCGCGTTCTTGCGCAATGCGCGCCGATGTGCAGAGCGAGCCGGCATCGCGCCTGCCGAACTGGTACTGGAACCGCTGGCCGCCAGCATGGCCGTGCTCACGCCCGAAGAGAAAGAAGCAGGCGTCGCGCTGATCGACATTGGCGGCGGAACGGCGGATGTGGCTGTCTTTCACGACGGCTCCATCTTTGGCACGGGCGTTGTGCCGGTTGGCGCGCACCACGTAACCAAAGACATCTACATGATGTTCCGCACCGCCTCTATAGAAGAGGCCGAGCGACTGAAACTGCAATCTGGCTGCGCGCTGATCGATCTGGTCGGCGAGGACGAAGTCGCATCGTACGAAGAGATGTCTTCCAACGCCAAGCGATCAATTCCCAAGAAACTGCTGACCGAGGTGATCCAAGCCCGAATGGAAGAGATTCTCGAACTAGCCAGAGACGAAATCCGAAAGTCGGTTCGCAACGGGGCGCCCGCCGGAGGCATCGTGCTAACGGGCGGAGGATCGTTGCTCAAAGGAACGGTCGAATTGGCCCGCAAGATTATGAACGACCTGCCCGTCCGCGCTAGCGGACCATCGGTCGCGTTGGACGGATACGGCGACCGGGCCCGGCATCCGGGGCTATCGACCGCGGTCGGACTGGCCCTGTACGGCGCAAGCAAATTGAGACCGGAAGAAGCCGTGGTCGAGGTGCGGGATGGCGCCTTGGCCAAGATGTGGAGCAAAGCCGCAAGCGCATTCAAAGGATGGAAGGAAGACTAAACCACACACGGAGGATTGGCACATGGCGGGCAAAAATCGCATTCATCAAACCGAACTAAACTTGGGACAGAAAAAGTCTCACGCGATCATCAAGGTCATAGGCGTCGGCGGAGGCGGCGGCAACGCGGTCAATCGCATGATCGAGGTCGGCCTGCAAGGGGTCGACTTTATCGCCATGAACACCGATGCGCAGGTGCTGGACGTATCGGACGCCGACATCAAGATTCAACTGGGCCAGAACGTCGCGCGCGGCCTGGGAGTGGGCGGCGACCCGACCGCCGGACGCAGCGCCGCAGAGGAAAGCCGAAGCGAAATCGTGGAATATCTAGACGGCGCCGATCTGGTCTTTATTACGGCCGGCATGGGCGGCGGCACGGGCACGGGCGCCGCGCCCGTAATCGCCGAGATCGCAAAAGACTGCGGAGCGCTGGTAGTAGCCGTCGTAACCAAACCGTTCAAGTTCGAAGGCCCCCGACGCGCCCGAATCGCCGCCGACGGCGCGGCCAACCTGCGCGAAAAGGTCGACACCATGATCCAGATCAACAACGACCGATTGGTGGACATTTCGGAACGAACTACCACTCTGATCGACGCCTTCAAAGCCGCCGACGACGTTCTGCGCAGCGGCGTCCAAAGCATCTCCGACATCATCCAAGTGGCGGGAAACATCAACGTCGATTTTGCCGACGTGCGGGCGATCATCCAAAGGGCCGGCACCGCGCTGATGGGCATTGGCAAGGGCACGGGCGAAAACCGAGCGCGCCAAGCCGCCGAAGCCGCCGTATCCAGCCATCTGCTCGACAGCTCCATCCGCGGCGCTACGCGCATCTTGGTCAATGTAACCAGCAGCCGAGACCTGACCGTTCACGAACTCGGCGAGTGCATGGACTACGTCTATCAATTGGCCGACCAGGACGACGCCAACATCATCATGGGGCACGTTTTTGACGAGAACATGATCGACATGGTGCAGGTTACCGTGCTGGCGACCGGATTCCCCACCGGCGCCCCTCTGCCCGAACCGGTTGTGGAGGTCGCGGCTCCCGAGCCCTTTGTGGCGACGGAGGCACGTCGTCGAGGTACGGCCGAGGTTGCGATCGAGGAGCCCTCTCCGGCAGCGCCTCCCAAGGAAGACCGCGAGCTGCCAGCGTTTTTGCGAAGGCAGCGGTTGTAAAGTCTTAAAGAGAAAATAGAAGTCTTGTCCAGAAGGTCGTTGAGCGGACGAGGCGGGCGCGAAGCGGTTGGCTCGTCCGCTCAACGACCTGGTTGGGGATAGCGGGTCAACCTCCACCAGGTACAATCTTCTCGCAGGGTGTATGCGGCCTCGAGGGTTGGGGATAGCGGGTCAACCTCCACCAGGTACAATCAGCCATCAAATAACGAGCCGAACTTGTCTGTTGGGGATAGCGGGTCAACCTCCACCAGGTACAATCTTCAATGCCGTCGCTCGCGAAGCCGTCGCGTTGGGGATAGCGGGTCAACCTCCACCAGGTACAATAAGATGCTCAAAGGGTGTACTACTACTACCGTTGGGGATAGCGGGTCAACCTCCACCAGGTACAATCCGTCTTCCTCGCTCTCGCCTACTTCGGGCGTTGGGGATAGCGGGTCAACCTCCACCAGGTACAATCGCATACGCATACGCACACGCACGCACGCGTTGGGGATAGCGGGTCAACCTCCACCAGGTACAATTCAAGCCGTTGCCAGGCGGCGCGGATTAGGGTTGGGGATAGCGGGTCAACCTCCACCAGGTACAATATAGTATAGCACATATCCGCAAGAATTGCAGTTGGGGATAGCG
The DNA window shown above is from Armatimonadota bacterium and carries:
- a CDS encoding small basic family protein, producing the protein MRAVGLIGLLVGLAIGYVLNVPIPAQWAPYISLAALCGMDAAIGGWRASVEGKFVLDVFLTGFLVNALLAMFLAYLGDILGVELLLAAVVTLGGRMFLNLSVIRRFYLNQWALNRRQR
- the ftsZ gene encoding cell division protein FtsZ codes for the protein MAGKNRIHQTELNLGQKKSHAIIKVIGVGGGGGNAVNRMIEVGLQGVDFIAMNTDAQVLDVSDADIKIQLGQNVARGLGVGGDPTAGRSAAEESRSEIVEYLDGADLVFITAGMGGGTGTGAAPVIAEIAKDCGALVVAVVTKPFKFEGPRRARIAADGAANLREKVDTMIQINNDRLVDISERTTTLIDAFKAADDVLRSGVQSISDIIQVAGNINVDFADVRAIIQRAGTALMGIGKGTGENRARQAAEAAVSSHLLDSSIRGATRILVNVTSSRDLTVHELGECMDYVYQLADQDDANIIMGHVFDENMIDMVQVTVLATGFPTGAPLPEPVVEVAAPEPFVATEARRRGTAEVAIEEPSPAAPPKEDRELPAFLRRQRL
- the ftsA gene encoding cell division protein FtsA, which codes for MAYVVGLDIGSTKVCCLAIELTASGSLRVVGHGIAPCKGVRRGTVEDIDETVRAVRVAKEAAETMAGFAIDSAYVGVTGEHILSTNSKGAIAISNVTREITEGDKNRAMQTAKQVVLPPDREILHAIPRHYTVDGHKGVANPVNMAASRLEIEAHIVTAGSAFLRNARRCAERAGIAPAELVLEPLAASMAVLTPEEKEAGVALIDIGGGTADVAVFHDGSIFGTGVVPVGAHHVTKDIYMMFRTASIEEAERLKLQSGCALIDLVGEDEVASYEEMSSNAKRSIPKKLLTEVIQARMEEILELARDEIRKSVRNGAPAGGIVLTGGGSLLKGTVELARKIMNDLPVRASGPSVALDGYGDRARHPGLSTAVGLALYGASKLRPEEAVVEVRDGALAKMWSKAASAFKGWKED